The genomic interval AATCTCGCCGCACTGGGCCAGCGGAAACAGGTAGCGGGCACCGCCCACCTGGGCTGCCAGCCAGCGCACCGACAGCCCTTCACTGCGGGCCGCCTGCAGGCGGGAGGCCAATCGGGTTTGCAGTTCTCGGAGGGCTTCGCGGTTCGCCATGGCTGCCGCTGCCTTACTTCAAAGCGTTGTTCAAAGCGCCGATCTTGGCCTTCAGCTCGGCGGCATTCACCGGTTTGGTGATGTAGTCACGGGCTCCCTGGCGCATGCCCCAGACGCGGTCGGTTTCCTGGTTCTTGCTGGTGCACATGATGATGGGCACATCGGCAAACTCAGGGTTGCGGCTGATGGTGCGGGTCAGCTGGAAGCCATTTTGCCCCGGCATCACCACATCCATCAGGATCAGATCGGGCTTCTGTTCCGCCAGGCGGCGAAACGCCTCGTCGGCGTTTTCTGCAGTACGCACCACCATGCCGTTCTTTTCCAGCAGGTCGGTCAGGTACATCAGCTCAGTCTTGGAATCGTCCACGATCAGCACGTTGTGGATAGGCATCAAATAGTTCCTTGCAAGGCGACTCCGAACTGCTGCACCGCCTGGAGCAACTGGTCTTTGGTAAACGGCTTGGTCAAATAGTCTTGCGAGCCGACCATGCGGCCACGGGCCTTGTCGAACACGCCGTCCTTGGACGACAGCATGACCACCGGGATGGACGCAAACTTGGGGTTGCGCTTGATGATGGCGCAGGTTTGGTAGCCGTCCAGCTTGGGCATCAGGATGTCGCAAAAAATCAGCTGCGGCTGGTGGTCGTTGATCTTGGACAGGGCATCAAAGCCGTCCTCGGCCAGCAACACCTCGTGCCCGCCTTGCTTCAGGAAGATTTCAGCACTGCGACGGATCGTGTTGCTGTCGTCCACCACAAGGACTTTGAAAGTCGTGGCAATCGTACTCACGTGGCACCTCTTCTCAAAAGAACAGGACAACGCGGACGGTCGCCGCGCATCAAAGTTGGACCATCTCGAAATCTTCTTTACGGGCACCGCATTCGGGGCAGGTCCAGTTCATGGGCACCAAGGCCCAGGCGGTTCCGGCGGCAATGCCCGTGGCGGGATCGCCAGTCGCCTCGTCATAAATCCAGCCACAAATCAGGCACATCCAAGTTTTAGAGTCAGTCACAGCGTAAAAAGCCTTAGCAATAGAATGAAATGGATTGTATCGACGCAGATTATTGCCTTGACCATTTTGTACGCCCCCTCAGCCGAATTAGGCCTATGACTGCTCCTACCCCCCCAAAAAAGCCCCCTGCCGACGATCGGCCCGATGCGACCCCGGTGCCAGATGCGCCGGACGAGTCCGAAGACGACCCATTGGAAGGCCCGGCCTGCGTGATGGTGTTCAACGCCAGCGACCCCAGCGGCGCAGGCGGTTTGGCGGCCGACACCACGGCGATTGCCTCGGTCGGCGGCCACGCCCTGCCGGTGGTCACCGGGGCCTATGCCCGCGATACCGGCGAAATTTTTGAACACTTCTGCTTTGACGAAGAAGCCGTCACCGAGCAGGCCCGTGCGGTGCTGGAAGACATTGCCGTGCAGGTCTTCAAGGTCGGCTTTGTGGGCAGCCCGGAAAACGT from Comamonadaceae bacterium OS-1 carries:
- the phoB_2 gene encoding phosphate regulon transcriptional regulatory protein PhoB; protein product: MPIHNVLIVDDSKTELMYLTDLLEKNGMVVRTAENADEAFRRLAEQKPDLILMDVVMPGQNGFQLTRTISRNPEFADVPIIMCTSKNQETDRVWGMRQGARDYITKPVNAAELKAKIGALNNALK
- the walR gene encoding transcriptional regulatory protein WalR, which translates into the protein MSTIATTFKVLVVDDSNTIRRSAEIFLKQGGHEVLLAEDGFDALSKINDHQPQLIFCDILMPKLDGYQTCAIIKRNPKFASIPVVMLSSKDGVFDKARGRMVGSQDYLTKPFTKDQLLQAVQQFGVALQGTI
- the rubA_1 gene encoding rubredoxin, with the protein product MCLICGWIYDEATGDPATGIAAGTAWALVPMNWTCPECGARKEDFEMVQL